The following are encoded together in the Blautia obeum ATCC 29174 genome:
- the yihA gene encoding ribosome biogenesis GTP-binding protein YihA/YsxC, translated as MIIKSAVLDIVCGITSKIPDTGLPEVAFAGKSNVGKSSLINGLMNRKALARTSAQPGKTQTINFYKINDELDLVDLPGYGYARVTPAEKEKWGKMIENYLHTSHNLKAVFLLIDIRHDPSANDRQMYEWILHNGYEPIIIATKLDKLKRSQVQKNLKAIREGLQLKKGTTVIPYSAETKQGRDEIWELIESLTGGEPSEEA; from the coding sequence ATGATCATAAAAAGTGCAGTTTTAGATATCGTATGCGGTATTACCAGTAAGATTCCGGATACCGGTCTGCCGGAGGTTGCATTTGCAGGTAAATCAAATGTTGGCAAATCGTCTCTGATCAATGGACTGATGAACAGGAAAGCACTGGCACGTACCAGCGCACAGCCTGGCAAAACGCAGACGATCAATTTTTACAAGATCAATGATGAACTTGATCTGGTGGATCTTCCAGGTTATGGATATGCGCGGGTTACACCGGCCGAGAAAGAAAAATGGGGAAAGATGATTGAAAATTATCTTCATACTTCACATAATCTGAAAGCCGTTTTTCTCCTGATCGATATCCGTCATGATCCTTCTGCAAATGACAGACAGATGTATGAGTGGATCCTTCACAACGGATATGAGCCGATCATCATTGCAACGAAACTGGATAAACTGAAACGCAGTCAGGTTCAGAAGAATCTGAAAGCGATAAGAGAAGGCCTTCAGCTGAAAAAAGGAACTACAGTTATCCCTTATTCAGCAGAGACAAAGCAGGGCAGAGATGAGATCTGGGAACTGATCGAATCTCTGACCGGTGGAGAGCCTTCCGAAGAAGCCTGA
- a CDS encoding energy-coupling factor transporter ATPase, whose amino-acid sequence MGIIKAAKLAFDYLRYDEDGNVEATQRAVDGVDLDIQAGEFVAVLGHNGSGKSTFAKHINALLLPTEGTIWIDGIDTSKESELWKVRQKAGMVFQNPDNQIIGTVVEEDVGFGPENMGISTGDIWKRVDESLAKTGMTAYRHHSPNKLSGGQKQRVAIAGVMAMRPQCIVLDEPTAMLDPNGRKEVLEAVHQLNRQENVTVVLITHYMEEVIDADRVVVMDDGHVVMEGTPKEIFSQVETLKKYRLDVPQVTLLAHELKQSGVDIPDGILTTEELVNALCQ is encoded by the coding sequence ATGGGAATCATCAAAGCGGCAAAACTTGCATTTGACTATTTAAGATATGACGAGGACGGAAATGTAGAAGCTACGCAGAGAGCAGTTGATGGTGTGGATTTGGACATTCAGGCAGGTGAATTTGTAGCAGTACTGGGTCATAATGGTTCTGGTAAATCTACTTTTGCAAAGCATATCAATGCACTGCTGCTTCCGACAGAAGGTACGATCTGGATTGATGGAATCGATACATCGAAAGAGTCGGAACTCTGGAAAGTACGCCAGAAAGCCGGAATGGTATTTCAGAATCCGGATAACCAGATCATCGGAACTGTAGTGGAGGAAGATGTGGGATTCGGACCGGAAAATATGGGGATATCTACCGGTGATATCTGGAAACGCGTGGATGAGAGTCTTGCAAAAACAGGAATGACGGCCTATCGTCATCATTCACCGAACAAACTGTCCGGAGGTCAGAAGCAGCGGGTTGCGATCGCCGGAGTAATGGCGATGCGCCCACAGTGTATCGTTCTGGATGAGCCGACTGCCATGTTGGATCCGAATGGACGAAAAGAAGTTCTGGAGGCAGTTCATCAGCTGAACCGGCAGGAAAATGTTACGGTCGTTCTGATCACACATTACATGGAGGAAGTCATTGATGCAGACCGGGTTGTGGTTATGGATGACGGTCATGTAGTGATGGAAGGAACACCGAAAGAAATTTTTTCTCAGGTAGAGACCTTGAAAAAATATCGCCTGGATGTGCCACAGGTAACTTTGCTGGCACATGAACTGAAACAGTCCGGAGTGGATATTCCGGATGGAATTCTTACTACGGAAGAGTTGGTAAATGCCTTATGTCAATAG